A single genomic interval of Desulfovibrio intestinalis harbors:
- a CDS encoding efflux RND transporter periplasmic adaptor subunit yields the protein MSMQPDLANRLALLLKLEQRARHCEDRLALGFVMVNETNSLVAYRQAVLWTGEIVDGRVEGTTVRALSGLADPAQNAPFTMWLSEVLCRHAAASNAARANDNSAALLLPQAGDKEMWRQYLPEHALWLPLPFKAKASDDAGAATKKSIPLAALVLCREEPWTQQDISLLTPLADAYAHAWLALRGTSGGGFMESGWRGLARKARHSRWKLAVALVLLLVSFFPVRQSVLAPAEIVPRNPSTVRASLHGVVDRITVQPNAPVQKGDLLVLLDAQDIKGKLEAARQSLAVAQAELRQAQQQALFDERSKATVGILRGQKDQAASDVIYLESMLERTEIRAEVPGIAVFDDPQEWSGRPVALGERIMVIANPQDVELEAHVALADAIPLHPGAEVRLFMNAAPASPVDASLERVGYRAVPVADGTLAYRTRATFDSASTDEKSTLRIGLKGTAKLYGQRTLLLSYLLRRPLATARLWLGL from the coding sequence ATGAGCATGCAGCCAGATTTGGCCAACAGGCTGGCGCTGCTCCTGAAACTGGAGCAGCGCGCCCGCCATTGCGAAGACAGGCTTGCTCTGGGCTTTGTTATGGTCAATGAGACAAATTCCCTCGTCGCCTACAGGCAAGCGGTCCTGTGGACGGGAGAGATCGTGGACGGCAGAGTGGAAGGCACTACTGTCCGGGCCTTGTCCGGCCTGGCGGATCCTGCACAAAATGCGCCCTTCACCATGTGGCTTTCAGAAGTATTGTGCCGCCACGCAGCAGCATCGAACGCGGCCAGAGCCAATGACAACAGCGCCGCTCTTCTGCTTCCGCAGGCTGGCGACAAGGAAATGTGGCGCCAGTATTTGCCAGAGCATGCTTTGTGGCTTCCCTTGCCTTTCAAGGCAAAGGCCAGTGACGATGCAGGGGCAGCCACAAAAAAATCCATTCCGCTGGCGGCACTTGTGCTGTGCAGGGAAGAGCCCTGGACCCAGCAGGACATATCGTTGTTGACACCTCTGGCAGACGCCTACGCTCACGCATGGTTGGCCCTGCGTGGCACTTCGGGCGGCGGATTTATGGAGTCTGGCTGGAGAGGCCTTGCGCGAAAGGCGCGTCATTCCCGCTGGAAGCTGGCCGTGGCTCTGGTTTTGCTTCTGGTTTCGTTTTTTCCCGTGCGGCAGTCTGTGCTGGCTCCTGCCGAGATCGTGCCGCGCAATCCTTCCACCGTGCGCGCCTCCCTGCACGGAGTAGTTGACCGCATTACCGTACAGCCCAATGCTCCCGTGCAGAAAGGCGATTTGCTGGTGTTGCTGGACGCGCAGGATATCAAGGGAAAGCTTGAGGCTGCCCGTCAAAGTCTGGCCGTGGCTCAGGCCGAACTGCGCCAGGCACAACAGCAGGCTCTTTTTGACGAGCGCAGCAAGGCCACGGTGGGTATTTTGCGAGGGCAAAAAGATCAGGCTGCCAGTGATGTTATTTACCTTGAAAGCATGCTGGAGCGCACGGAGATTCGCGCCGAAGTTCCGGGCATTGCCGTGTTTGACGATCCGCAGGAGTGGAGCGGCAGACCAGTGGCGCTTGGCGAGCGCATTATGGTCATAGCCAATCCTCAGGATGTGGAACTTGAGGCCCATGTGGCTCTTGCTGACGCCATTCCTCTGCATCCGGGGGCTGAGGTTCGCCTGTTCATGAATGCTGCGCCCGCCTCGCCTGTTGATGCCAGTCTGGAGCGGGTGGGGTACCGGGCTGTGCCCGTAGCGGACGGAACCTTGGCCTACAGAACCCGCGCAACCTTTGACAGCGCTTCAACAGACGAAAAATCCACGCTGCGCATAGGGCTCAAAGGCACTGCGAAACTGTACGGGCAGCGCACCCTTTTGTTGTCT
- a CDS encoding TolC family protein: MKIPSTAGLRRPVMAVLLALLMSACSVARPPALTNDDLMALTKSDQLAMYSNQEAISGPITEDEAIARAVKYNLRHRLALMEKALEDDLSDVKSFSMLPKLVAGAGYKVRDNEDASSSESIYTGKQSLEPSKSRQKEETTADLDMTWSILDFGLSYVEAKAQGNKALAAEERRRRAIGDIVRQTRAAYWAAISAEKMRNEVAETLVQANGALAQSREAQQRRLLAPVAALRYQRDLLNLLRQIEQLDNELAKAKAQLAALMNLAPGTEFTLAAAPDGLRKPELAYSLEDLEVLAMIRRPELREESYLARNTVLETRMSILKMFPNASLFGGLHHSSNKFLVNPNWASAGAQVSWNLLNLFSLPSVLKAGDSREAVGELRRQAMRMTVLSQVHVAWHQRLYAQKAFERANEMSSLQTAIDRQVSNAAASKAETQLELVRTKVETLLARRARDLSYAEMQNAQDAIYQAVGMDSIPEKVADLSLQGLATAIAQQGRKNEEGRLYVPALPEKPYAAAETPNVGKPEQDKPAIVGVPLPEPIATGRPVAASHMPPVGGITPVYTPYQAAPVTPVATSLPAGNTYPPMQPAGYQPPMPQPAATAYPVPSVAPAAANANMNPAVHLVRGQPWDSLGSLSAHP, translated from the coding sequence ATGAAGATTCCATCCACTGCCGGATTGCGGCGCCCCGTCATGGCGGTTTTGCTGGCCTTGCTCATGTCTGCCTGCTCGGTGGCCCGGCCGCCAGCCCTGACCAATGACGACCTCATGGCCCTGACCAAATCTGACCAGCTTGCTATGTACAGCAATCAGGAAGCGATTTCTGGTCCTATTACAGAGGACGAGGCCATAGCCAGAGCTGTGAAATACAACTTGCGCCACCGTCTGGCCTTGATGGAAAAAGCTCTTGAAGATGATCTTTCGGACGTGAAGAGCTTCAGCATGCTGCCCAAGCTGGTGGCGGGCGCAGGCTACAAGGTGCGTGACAACGAAGACGCCTCGTCCAGCGAATCCATCTACACAGGCAAGCAATCTCTGGAGCCGTCCAAGAGCCGTCAGAAAGAAGAAACCACGGCTGACCTGGATATGACCTGGAGCATTCTGGATTTCGGCTTGAGCTATGTGGAAGCCAAGGCGCAGGGCAACAAGGCCCTTGCAGCGGAGGAACGCCGCCGCCGCGCCATTGGCGATATTGTGCGCCAGACCCGCGCGGCCTATTGGGCTGCCATTTCAGCAGAAAAAATGCGCAATGAAGTTGCCGAAACCCTTGTGCAGGCCAACGGCGCACTGGCCCAGTCGCGTGAAGCGCAGCAGCGCCGTTTGCTGGCTCCCGTAGCCGCGCTGCGCTACCAGCGTGACCTGTTGAATCTGCTGCGCCAGATTGAACAGCTGGATAACGAGCTTGCCAAGGCCAAGGCCCAGCTGGCCGCGCTCATGAATCTTGCTCCCGGTACAGAATTTACCCTTGCCGCTGCCCCGGACGGCCTGCGCAAGCCTGAACTGGCCTATTCGCTTGAAGATCTGGAAGTGCTGGCCATGATCCGCCGTCCCGAACTGCGCGAAGAAAGTTACCTGGCCCGCAATACCGTGCTGGAAACCAGAATGTCCATCCTCAAGATGTTCCCCAACGCTTCCCTGTTCGGCGGGTTGCACCACAGCAGCAACAAGTTTCTGGTCAATCCCAACTGGGCCAGCGCGGGCGCGCAGGTGAGCTGGAATCTGCTGAATCTGTTCTCGCTGCCCTCTGTGCTCAAGGCCGGAGATTCGCGGGAAGCCGTGGGCGAACTGCGCCGTCAGGCCATGCGCATGACCGTGCTTTCGCAGGTGCATGTGGCGTGGCATCAGCGCCTGTATGCCCAAAAGGCTTTTGAAAGAGCCAATGAAATGAGCAGCCTGCAAACCGCCATTGACCGCCAGGTGAGCAATGCGGCCGCAAGCAAGGCCGAAACCCAGCTGGAACTGGTGCGCACCAAGGTTGAAACCCTTCTGGCCCGCCGGGCGCGCGATCTCAGCTATGCAGAAATGCAGAATGCCCAGGACGCCATATATCAGGCCGTGGGTATGGACAGCATTCCCGAAAAGGTGGCTGACCTTTCCCTGCAGGGTTTGGCCACGGCCATTGCCCAACAGGGCCGCAAGAACGAAGAAGGCCGCCTGTACGTTCCGGCCTTGCCCGAAAAGCCCTATGCGGCGGCGGAAACTCCCAATGTTGGCAAGCCTGAACAAGACAAGCCCGCCATTGTGGGCGTGCCATTGCCTGAACCCATTGCAACCGGCAGGCCTGTGGCCGCCAGCCATATGCCCCCTGTGGGCGGGATTACCCCTGTGTACACACCGTATCAGGCCGCCCCGGTCACTCCTGTGGCAACATCCCTGCCAGCGGGGAACACATATCCCCCAATGCAGCCTGCAGGGTATCAGCCGCCAATGCCCCAACCTGCTGCCACGGCTTATCCTGTGCCGTCTGTGGCTCCTGCCGCAGCCAACGCCAACATGAATCCCGCTGTACATCTGGTGCGTGGTCAGCCGTGGGACAGCCTCGGTTCACTTTCGGCTCATCCTTGA
- a CDS encoding efflux RND transporter periplasmic adaptor subunit, whose translation MTFSFFSGTSASMPASTPTFKRWYAYIHAAALMLAVIMIAVAHPAQAATPGEGQRAQLVAINQAVISSELAGRITSVRFREGERFNKGDVLIAFDSALFKARFDRAAQAESAAAKKYGVARDLNKLGSISTGDYEQARSGLGVAAAETRVERVMMDRCSITAPFSGRVGETFVRAAEHVSEGTKLLTIYDDSAFEVETIVPSGWLAWLRPGYALTIAVDETGGRYAATVSRIAGVVDPVSQSVKIVALLANEAPAEGQAPLMPGMSGTILIDMPHDNNQESSERP comes from the coding sequence ATGACGTTTTCTTTTTTCAGCGGCACATCCGCCTCAATGCCCGCTTCAACGCCAACGTTCAAGCGCTGGTATGCGTATATTCACGCTGCCGCGTTGATGCTGGCGGTCATAATGATTGCTGTGGCGCATCCGGCACAGGCTGCCACACCCGGTGAAGGGCAGCGGGCACAGCTTGTGGCTATCAATCAGGCCGTCATTTCAAGCGAACTTGCCGGAAGGATAACTTCCGTGCGTTTCAGGGAAGGGGAACGTTTCAACAAGGGAGATGTGCTCATCGCTTTCGACAGCGCTCTTTTCAAGGCGCGGTTTGACCGTGCGGCGCAAGCTGAATCAGCGGCGGCAAAAAAATACGGTGTGGCTCGTGACCTGAACAAGCTTGGTTCCATCAGTACGGGCGATTATGAGCAGGCACGTTCAGGTCTGGGCGTTGCCGCTGCCGAAACCCGCGTAGAGCGCGTTATGATGGACCGTTGCAGCATTACGGCTCCCTTTTCCGGCCGTGTAGGTGAAACCTTTGTCCGGGCTGCGGAACACGTATCCGAGGGCACAAAGTTGCTCACCATTTACGACGACAGCGCCTTTGAAGTGGAAACCATCGTGCCGTCTGGCTGGCTGGCCTGGCTTCGGCCCGGGTATGCCCTGACCATTGCCGTGGACGAAACCGGGGGGCGCTACGCTGCCACTGTTTCGCGAATCGCCGGGGTGGTCGATCCTGTGAGCCAGTCTGTTAAAATAGTGGCCCTGCTTGCCAATGAAGCCCCTGCGGAAGGACAGGCTCCTCTTATGCCCGGCATGAGCGGCACAATATTAATTGATATGCCACACGACAATAATCAGGAAAGCAGCGAACGGCCATGA